In Salmo salar chromosome ssa24, Ssal_v3.1, whole genome shotgun sequence, the following proteins share a genomic window:
- the LOC106585281 gene encoding zinc finger CCHC domain-containing protein 8: MAEVDFGDCELFEQLEESMPVATHIRFTEEGGEEGSELNERLEECEETIRSLIEENQELKRKLKVFARPSGINVENIKIDGPLLQILFANNSISKQCRQEIEDSICSIVQKHQQQGEVEKGNPSGNVNPQSSSFIMEEDQKTKTCGIKKIKEAFSMVGSVLYFTSFCVDKLGQPLLNDNPQQTEGWEVPKYQQVFSQVIALDGQEVQMKEKRPKPCCFNCGLDGHQLRDCPQPKDMARINEKRKEFSQGNQGNLSNQRYHAEEVEERFARYKPGIMSEELMSALGVEMNALPPHIYRMRRLGYPPGWLKEAEMENSGLTLYDGKVSKDGELTEVNHGQSISYDVSKLVDFPGFNISAPPSVKDDYRLYGSIPIQHNHMRQNFADYLSNNFPMPGANCNKRLHESESTPQQTKKRRSDARSSDMDVDSDQDTTPRRHRSSDSFQFQPPLPPDSPSFGSPPPLPHGTPPATPTPPPLPKGTPPPTPTNGSPALRGRTVGVGEESVGGEEEELTLEELEEQQRLIWAALENADTTTNSDSETPAVGTPLPSSPSVSTPAQVDTETEMEEGEAEDEEKEGSVEVSSHNSDEQISVDPSSSKCQDDVEVKGKVDEDESSLLKTPVQEESPMSPEAAADRGNVLAQRPSLLQTPVQQESRQPDPSDQDAVEGDLSDSVGKVTAVPHRSRFAHGIIPFEETPEFTEVAEATGTYLRIRDLLKGSPRNMAKKK, from the exons ATGGCGGAGGTTGATTTTGGTGACTGTGAGCTCTTTGAACAATTGGAAGAGAGTATGCCTGTTGCTACTCACATTCGGTTtacggaggagggtggagaggaaggCTCTGAGCTCAATGAAAGATTGGAGGAGTGTGAGGAGACAATCCGGAGTCTAATAGAAGAGA ATCAAGAGTTGAAGAGAAAATTGAAAGTTTTCGCAAGGCCAAG TGGCATTAATGTTGAAAACATCAAGATTGATGGGCCTCTTCTCCAGATCCTTTTCGCAAATAATAGCATCTCAAA GCAATGCCGTCAAGAAATTGAAGACTCCATCTGTAGTATTGTTCAGAAACATCAGCaacagggagaagttgaaaaagGAAATCCCTCCGGCAATGTCAACCCTCAG TCTTCAAGTTTCATTATGGAAGAAGATCAGAAGACCAAGACCTGTGGCATCAAAAAGATTAAGGAGGCCTTCAGT ATGGTTGGAAGTGTCCTGTATTTCACCAGTTTCTGTGTGGACAAACTTGGACAGCCCCTGCTTAATGATAACCCCCAGCAGACAGAAGGATGGGAGGTTCCAAA ATATCAGCAGGTCTTCAGCCAGGTCATCGCCTTAGATGGACAGGAAGTACAGATGAAAGAGAAAAG ACCTAAGCCTTGTTGTTTCAACTGTGGGTTGGATGGTCATCAACTGCGAGACTGTCCTCAG CCAAAGGACATGGCCAGAATCAATGAGAAGCGGAAGGAGTTTTCTCAGGGTAACCAGGGCAACCTGAGCAATCAGCGTTACCATGCTGAGGAAGTGGAGGAGCGATTTGCCAGATACAAACCTGGAATCATGAG TGAGGAGCTGATGTCTGCACTGGGAGTTGAAATGAACGCTCTACCCCCTCACATATACCGCATGAGGCGGTTAGGCTACCCACCTGGCTGGCTTAAGGAGGCAGAGATGGAGAACTCAGGTCTCACGCTATATGATGGGAAGG TGTCAAAAGATGGAGAACTAACAGAGGTCAACCATGGACAAAGTATTTCCTATGATGTTTCCAAGCTAGTAGATTTCCCAGGCTTCAACATATCTGCACCACCTAGTGTGAAGGAT GACTACAGGCTATATGGTTCTATTCCAATACAGCATAACCATATGAGGCAGAATTTTGCTGACTATCTGTCCAACAATTTTCCAATG CCTGGTGCCAACTGCAATAAGAGACTGCATGAATCCGAATCAACTCCGCAGCAGACGAAGAAAAGGAGATCTGATGCCAGGAGTTCAGATATGGATGTTGATTCAG ACCAGGATACTACACCCCGCCGCCACCGGAGCTCAGACAGCTTCCAGTTCCAGCCCCCGCTGCCCCCCGACTCACCATCCTTTGGTTCACCTCCTCCCTTACCTCATGGTACACCACCAGCCACTCCCACTCCACCCCCTCTTCCTAAGGGAACACCTCCCCCCACACCCACTAATGGTTCACCGGCTCTACGGGGACGCACTGTGGGAGTGGGTGAGGAGTCTGTAGgtggggaggaggaagagctgacactggaggagctggaggagcagcAGAGGCTGATCTGGGCTGCATTGGAAAATGCTGACACCACCACCAACAGTGACTCTGAGACACCAGCTGTTGGAACACCCCTCCCCAGCTCACCCAGCGTCTCCACACCTGCCCAAGTCGACACTGAAACTGAGATGGAGGAAGGTGAGGCTGAAGATGAGGAAAAGGAGGGATCTGTGGAGGTTTCCAGCCACAACAGTGATGAGCAGATCagtgttgatccatcttctagcaAATGTCAGGATGATGTTGAAGTTAAAGGCAAGGTGGATGAAGATGAGAGCAGCTTGCTGAAAACACCAGTCCAAGAGGAGAGCCCTATGAGTCCTGAAGCTGCTGCAGATAGAGGCAATGTGCTTGCACAGAGGCCCAGCTTGCTGCAAACACCAGTCCAACAAGAGAGCCGTCAGCCAGACCCCTCAGATCAGGATGCTGTCGAGGGAGATCTGTCTGACTCTGTGGGGAAGGTAACAGCCGTGCCTCACCGGAGTAGGTTCGCACATGGCATTATTCCCTTTGAGGAAACGCCAGAATTCACTGAGGTTGCTGAGGCCACCGGGACATACCTTCGAATCCGAGACTTGCTGAAAGGTTCCCCTCGAAATATGGCGAAGAAAAAGTGA